A section of the Telopea speciosissima isolate NSW1024214 ecotype Mountain lineage chromosome 3, Tspe_v1, whole genome shotgun sequence genome encodes:
- the LOC122656509 gene encoding ankyrin repeat-containing protein ITN1-like has product MDRKLHEACLRGDVSAFLDLIKEDEELIKHTFQTFNSVLNIAAKFGHLDLATEIVKLQPEMVLRVNEKMETPLHEACREGHVEVIELLFRTDPRVVYKLNLHNESVLFVACCRGQFHVVELLLPHHLWLLMLEDDKLTTSLHVAASGGHLEIVKEIVKGRPDFAWRKDSHGCSPLHFACSKGHLEITRELLRLDPDLCSLQDNDGKTPLHSAAIKGRVNILDEILSTSLSSAEIVTLQGETVLHLAVKNNQYEAVRYLMDTFNITNLLNLPDKDGNTILHLATAGKLTAMVTCLVNKANLDINALNRKGFTALDVVEASGSSSGALQIVPTLKDAGGKRSDQLPPCSPNNNHEISILDERRGPPSSWPTTTMAMGSPTNLHHRRRRRHHSDHREKQHELHIEGLKNARNTITIVSVLIATVTFAAGVNPPGGVHQGEEGPLIGKYAVGKKTAFKVFVVCNNVALFSSLGIVIVLVSVIPFRRKSMMNLLVATHKVMWVSVSFMAAAYIAAMWVETPNGKGTRWLLVALLSIGGGCVMSIFVGLMVTLTRHWLRKVEWRKERERRRKESPNSSLSRVEEELSYFSRKGTYYSSNSDIESSEKEGIHPF; this is encoded by the exons ATGGACCGGAAACTTCATGAGGCATGTCTACGAGGCGACGTTTCTGCCTTCCTCGATCTGattaaagaagatgaagaactcATTAAGCACACCTTTCAAACATTCAATTCTGTCTTAAACATAGCTGCAAAGTTTGGGCATCTTGACTTGGCTACTGAGATCGTCAAACTTCAACCGGAGATGGTGTTGAGGGTGAACGAGAAGATGGAAACTCCATTGCACGAAGCATGTAGAGAAGGGCATGTGGAGGTGATAGAGTTGTTGTTTAGAACTGACCCTCGAGTTGTTTATAAGCTTAATCTTCACAACGAGAGTGTTCTCTTTGTGGCCTGTTGTCGTGGGCAGTTCCATGTAGTTGAGTTGCTATTGCCTCACCATTTATGGCTGCTCATGTTGGAGGATGACAAACTCACTACTTCCCTTCATGTCGCTGCCTCTGGAGGCCATTTAG AGATTGTTAAGGAAATAGTGAAAGGACGCCCAGACTTTGCATGGAGAAAGGACAGTCATGGATGCTCTCCCTTGCATTTTGCTTGTAGCAAAGGACACTTAGAGATAACGAGAGAGCTTCTAAGGTTAGACCCAGACCTGTGTTCCTTACAAGACAACGATGGTAAGACACCGCTTCATTCGGCGGCAATCAAAGGAAGGGTCAACATCCTCGACGAGATCCTCTCCACAAGCCTCTCTTCCGCCGAGATAGTAACCTTACAAGGAGAGACGGTTCTACATCTCGCCGTCAAGAACAATCAATACGAAGCCGTTAGGTACTTGATGGATACGTTCAACATCACCAACCTCCTAAACTTACCCGACAAAGACGGCAACACCATCTTGCATCTCGCAACCGCCGGAAAACTCACGGCG ATGGTTACATGCCTAGTCAACAAGGCAAATCTCGACATCAACGCTTTGAATCGGAAAGGTTTCACGGCACTTGACGTTGTGGAAGCCAGTGGTAGCAGCTCCGGTGCTCTCCAGATTGTACCCACATTAAAGGATGCCGGCGGTAAAAGATCCGACCAATTGCCACCGTGTTCACCAAATAACAATCATGAAATATCAATATTAGATGAAAGAAGAGGTCCTCCTTCTTCATGGCCAACCACAACCATGGCTATGGGTTCTCCTACCAACCTGCATCACCGCCGGCGGCGGCGACACCACAGTGACCACCGAGAAAAGCAACACGAGCTCCACATCGAAGGCCTGAAAAATGCTCGGAATACCATAACAATTGTGTCTGTTCTAATAGCCACCGTGACATTCGCCGCCGGTGTCAACCCTCCCGGCGGCGTTCACCAAGGTGAAGAAGGACCACTGATTGGTAAGTACGCGGTCGGAAAGAAAACTGCTTTTAAGGTGTTTGTGGTGTGCAACAACGTGGCATTGTTCTCTTCACTGGGAATAGTGATCGTCTTGGTAAGTGTCATTCCTTTTCGAAGGAAATCGATGATGAATCTTCTGGTGGCCACACACAAGGTAATGTGGGTTTCGGTGTCATTCATGGCGGCAGCCTACATAGCAGCTATGTGGGTGGAGACACCAAATGGTAAGGGAACGAGGTGGCTTCTAGTGGCTTTACTATCGATTGGAGGAGGGTGTGTGATGTCCATATTTGTGGGACTTATGGTTACATTAACAAGGCATTGGTTGAGGAAGGTGGAatggaggaaggagagagagaggaggaggaaggagagccCTAATAGTAGCTTAAGTCGGGTAGAAGAGGAGTTGAGTTACTTCAGTAGGAAAGGTACCTATTACTCCAGTAACTCTGACATTGAGAGCTCGGAGAAGGAAGGTATACACCCATTTTAA
- the LOC122656299 gene encoding E3 ubiquitin-protein ligase ATL42: MGNLVSITTIINILVPFFFLFIDAEAQSPGSYNYDNMENGFRPSLAVVIGILSIMFSLTFLLLVYAKFCHRPLPSDLIVGGADQGRFGNRGILRSSSSSRFSGIDKTVIESLPYFRFSTLEGAREGLECAVCLSKFEDIEILRLLPKCKHAFHIDCVDRWLENHSSCPLCRHRVDPSDITIFTTSNSLRISRNPSDLTDDHNIELFVRREQDPDNNQVGSSSSRFSIGSSFRRIEKGQKGEELPIQEEKPVINGEYGGDNDADDRNLLVKFNRSIIVSDVVFKNRWSDVNSSDLSQLNSEMLRVMSSRGFSPLASSSERFSTPVTALSDNGSSSNERILKIKEEIERKKVFENKLNKIKTNYSFSSNSNFPSTSGSESNPRVPPGLLVPSEARSVSEINLSRFPDYRVKNRIRESLNHNGKDERLRKVWIPIARRTVQWFAGRENRSQQQQQHQSHPQHTSNV; encoded by the coding sequence ATGGGTAATTTGGTTTcgatcaccaccatcatcaacatcttggttcctttcttcttcctcttcatcgaTGCTGAAGCGCAATCTCCGGGGAGCTACAACTACGACAACATGGAGAATGGGTTCCGGCCAAGTCTCGCCGTCGTCATTGGAATCCTCTCCATAATGTTCTCTTTGACCTTTCTCCTTTTAGTCTATGCCAAATTCTGTCACAGACCACTCCCTTCCGACCTTATCGTTGGCGGCGCTGATCAAGGTCGCTTTGGTAACCGTGGGATACTGAGGTCAAGCTCAAGCTCTCGCTTCTCCGGTATCGACAAGACGGTGATCGAATCGCTCCCTTACTTCCGCTTCTCTACTTTGGAAGGAGCAAGAGAAGGCCTAGAGTGCGCCGTTTGCCTTTCCAAATTCGAAGATATCGAGATTCTTAGATTGTTGCCTAAATGCAAGCATGCTTTCCACATCGATTGTGTCGATCGCTGGCTCGAGAATCACTCTAGCTGTCCTCTGTGCAGGCACAGGGTCGACCCTTCCGACATCACCATCTTCACCACTTCCAACAGTTTAAGAATCTCTCGGAATCCCTCTGATCTCACCGATGATCACAATATCGAACTCTTTGTACGGAGAGAGCAAGATCCTGATAATAATCAAGTGGGCTCATCGTCTTCCAGGTTTAGCATCGGTAGCAGCTTTCGAAGAATCGAAAAGGGCCAGAAAGGGGAAGAATTGCCAATCCAGGAAGAAAAACCCGTTATCAACGGCGAATATGGTGGGGATAACGATGCTGATGATCGTAACTTGCTGGTTAAATTCAATCGTAGTATTATAGTCTCCGACGTCGTCTTCAAGAATCGATGGAGCGATGTCAATTCTTCTGATCTCAGCCAGTTGAATTCTGAGATGTTGAGAGTGATGTCGAGCAGGGGATTCTCACCCTTGGCTTCGAGTAGCGAGCGATTCAGTACTCCTGTGACGGCATTATCCGACAATGGGTCTTCATCAAATGAGAGAATTCTGAAAATTAAGGAAGAGatagagaggaagaaggtgTTCGAGAATAAGCTCAATAAGATCAAGACGAACTATTCGTTTTCTTCCAACTCAAACTTCCCTTCTACTTCGGGGTCCGAATCAAATCCAAGAGTTCCACCAGGTCTATTGGTTCCGTCAGAGGCCAGATCGGTGTCCGAGATTAACCTCTCGAGATTTCCAGATTACAGAGTGAAGAACAGAATTAGAGAGTCTTTGAATCATAACGGGAAAGACGAGAGGTTGAGGAAGGTTTGGATACCCATTGCGAGACGGACGGTTCAGTGGTTTGCGGGTCGGGAGAACAGgtcacagcagcagcagcagcaccaaTCTCATCCTCAGCACACATCTAACGTATAG
- the LOC122654507 gene encoding ninja-family protein mc410, with translation MMEDENGIELSLGLSCGGSVGKSKSKDGSSSDIKTVEGGVNNKLVGDLKNFYHIGTQKQDLDTDSQKSDLVKSQENFFTNLANTSEAGTSKDLHGNNNTQFPRYGGLWAPNVNRSADVDGEKSDLHEIGGKLWTESCNKRKMLFEETNHQKKHERDVPYGDVHGKNSSVAVISSVKTSHVSMTTEDGSTAENEDVAESEVEGSTSRQGLHHENGTKRYMGNARSSEFPKEKHGISDSGAKDMQGQKQSNVPPGNESNIGNLTYGIPYSLQPLTVMTVPSSLPVKVPNSNGPSSTSGFPGPCVMQMMPCANSEWPVSQPMNPSNMPLTFGYSTLQLPILETDQPWGMVSHVQQLPPSYAGRNIGSVVLNSDKSEDGLKISPAVVQGPSHSSSEASPYDGKASESAKGSGKQHASEEGGAISSSQTEDLVKGNGMIFRPKEVSDQSAVDGFPYEGSAIRPGIAAGLKFGGRGSYPDLPWVSTTGPGPNGRTISGVTYRIDKNQVKIVCACHGSHMSPEEFIQHASADQHNPENSSGFVSFPNGNPASSAQG, from the exons ATGATGGAGGATGAGAATGGGATTGAGCTAAGCTTGGGTCTTTCTTGTGGTGGCTCTGTTGGTAAATCAAAGAGTAAAGATGGAAGTTCTTCAGATATTAAGACTGTGGAAGGAGGTGTTAACAATAAATTAGTGGGTGATTTGAAGAACTTTTATCATATTGGCACCCAGAAACAGGACTTAGATACTGATTCCCAGAAAAGTGATCTGGTGAAATCCCAAGAGAACTTCTTTACTAACCTTGCAAACACCTCAGAGGCAGGTACTTCTAAGGATTTGCATGGAAACAACAATACACAGTTCCCCAGATATGGAGGACTTTGGGCTCCAAATGTTAATAGGTCTGCTGACGTTGACGGAGAGAAGTCCGATCTACATGAAATAGgaggcaagctgtggacagaATCATGTAACAAACGTAAAATGTTATTTGAGGAGACGAATCACCAAAAGAAACATGAAAGAGATGTTCCATATGGTGATGTACATGGTAAGAATTCTTCTGTGGCTGTTATTTCCTCAGTGAAAACTTCACATGTTTCGATGACCACTGAAGATGGTTCAACTGCCGAAAATGAAGATGTGGCGGAGTCTGAAGTTGAGGGTTCGACATCAAGGCAGGGTTTACATCATGAAAATGGCACAAAAAGGTACATGGGTAATGCTCGCTCCTCCGAGTTTCCCAAAGAGAAGCATGGGATTAGTGATTCTGGTGCTAAAGACATGCAAGGGCAAAAGCAATCTAATGTTCCACCAGGAAATGAATCTAATATTGGAAACCTAACATATGGGATTCCATATTCTCTACAACCTCTCACAGTAATGACCGTGCCATCCTCATTGCCTGTGAAGGTGCCTAACTCAAATGGTCCTTCCAGCACATCAGGGTTTCCTGGACCTTGTGTGATGCAGATGATGCCTTGTGCAAATAGTGAGTGGCCAGTCAGCCAGCCAATGAATCCTAGCAATATGCCATTGACTTTTGGTTACTCAACATTACAACTTCCGATATTGGAGACAGATCAGCCGTGGGGAATGGTTTCTCATGTTCAACAGTTGCCTCCTTCCTATGCTGGAAGGAATATTGGCAGTGTGGTCTTGAATTCGGATAAATCAGAAGATGGATTAAAGATTTCTCCAG CTGTTGTTCAGGGACCTTCTCATAGCTCATCAGAAGCTTCTCCATATGATGGGAAAGCATCTGAGTCAGCCAAAGGGAGTGGCAAACAGCATGCTTCTGAAGAGGGTGGTGCCATTTCCTCTTCTCAGACAGAAGATTTGGTCAAGGGGAATGGAATGATCTTCAGGCCAAAGGAAGTATCAGACCAATCGGCAGTGGATGGCTTCCCATACGAAGGCTCGGCTATTAGGCCAGGTATTGCTGCAGGTTTGAAATTTGGGGGACGTGGTTCTTATCCTGATCTACCATGGGTTTCTACTACAGGTCCAGGCCCAAATGGGAGGACAATTTCTGGCGTTACTTATAGAATTGACAAAAACCAGGTAAAGATAGTTTGTGCATGCCATGGGTCTCATATGTCCCCGGAAGAGTTTATTCAGCATGCCAGTGCGGATCAACACAACCCTGAGAACAGCTCAGGTTTCGTGTCATTTCCAAATGGCAATCCTGCAAGTTCAGCCCAGGGCTGA